Part of the Shewanella eurypsychrophilus genome is shown below.
AGATATAAATACTCAGGTGTGAACACGGCTGTGACTTTCGACAGCAAGGACGCTGTCGCAGAGGCTATATGGACCCTTTCCGTCAATAGAGAGGACGCCGTGTCACAGAAGTGGTTGCACTTAAGCCTGCTGCAAGCAATAAACATCAATGCCGCTACGGTAATGAGCAAACTAATCAAATAACAATAAAGCCAAATGAATCAAACCAATAAACTGACACTATCTGCCAGGCTGCAGATAACAAAAAGCCCTGAGCATTTACATGCTCAGGGCTTTTCTTACGAAATTCGAAACCTTACGTTTCGATTAACGTAACTAACTCGAAGAGATTACTTACGGTTGTGACGCTTACGCTCGTTCTCAGACAAGAAACGCTTACGAACACGAACGTTCTTTGGCGTTACTTCTACTAGCTCGTCATCATCGATAAACTCAAGCGCTTGCTCAAGTGTCATAGTGATAGGCGTAGTCAATACTTGCGCTTCATCGGTACCCGATGCACGCATGTTAGTTAGCTGCTTACCTTTCAAACAGTTCACTGTTAAGTCATTTGCGCGAGCGTGAAGACCAACAACTTGACCTTCATAAACTTCTGCAGCGTGACCAATAAACAGACGACCACGCTCTTGAAGATTAAATAGAGCGAAGGTCAATGCCTTACCGGTAGCGTTAGAGATCAATACGCCACGAGCACGCTGACCGATATCACCACCTTTCACTGGACCATAATGGTCGAATGAATGGTAGATAAGACCTGAACCAGAAGTCGCTGTCATGAAATCAGTTTGGAAACCAATCAAGCCACGGCTTGGGATAACGAAATCGATACGTACACGACCCTTACCATCTAGCTGCATGTCTTTCATGTCACCCTTACGGATACCAAGCTTCTCGATAACGCTACCTTGATGTTGCTCTTCAACATCGACAGTTAACGTTTCGAATGGCTCACACATCTCGCCGTCGATCTCTTTAACGATAACTTCAGGACGTGAAACAGCTAGCTCGTAACCTTCACGACGCATATTTTCAATTAGGATTGACAGGTGAAGCTCACCACGACCAGAAACACGGAAACGATCCGGGCTTTCAGTCTCTTCCACACGTAGTGCTACGTTGTGTACTAGTTCCTGCTGCAGACGTTCAAGGATGTTACGTGAAGTCACGTACTTACCTTCTTTACCTGCAAACGGAGAAGTGTTGACCTGGAAGGTCATAGTCAGAGTAGGCTCATCGACAGATAACGCAGGCAAAGCCTCTACATTAGTCGTAGCACAAACAGTATCAGAGATAAGTAGCTGACCCAGACCTGTGATAGCCACGATGTCACCGGCATTACCGACTTCTACTTCGTTACGATCAAGACCCATGTAACCTAATACTTGGCCAACTTTACCGTTACGCTTAGTACCATCGGCACTAATTATGGTTACTTGCTGGTTAGTCTTAATGCTACCGCGCTTGATGCGACCGATACCGATAACGCCCACGTAGGAGTTGTAATCGATCTGGGAGATCTGCATCTGTAAATCACCTTCTGCATCAGCATCTGGTGAAGAAACTTTCTCGACGATTGTTTCGAACAGCGGCGTCATGTCGCCTTCTGAGATGTCTGGGTCTAGACCAGCAAAACCGTTTAATGCAGAAGCATAAACGATTGGAAAATCTAGTTGCTCATCGGTAGCACCTAAGTTGTCGAACAGGTCGAAAACTTGGTCGATAACCCAATCAGGACGCGCGCCAGGGCGGTCAATCTTGTTGATTACGACAATAGGCTTAAGGCCTAGGGCGAAAGCTTTCTTGGTTACGAAGCGAGTCTGTGGCATTGGGCCATCGACAGCATCAACAAGAAGCAATACCGAGTCAACCATAGATAGAACACGTTCTACCTCACCACCGAAATCGGCGTGACCAGGAGTATCAACGATGTTGATACGGTAATCGTTCCACTTGATGGCAGTATTCTTTGCCAGAATCGTGATTCCACGCTCCTTTTCAAGATCGTTCGAATCCATCACCCGCTCAGTGGCTTCTCCTCGAGTTTCAAGGGTTCCAGACTGCGCCAGCATCTTGTCTACCAAGGTAGTTTTACCATGGTCAACGTGTGCAATAATGGCGATGTTACGTAAATTCTCTAACACAGATAAACCTCTTACCATCAAAATATAGGGGGTATTTGTAACAGCTTAAATAATAGCTGTTGCAATAAAAAACGTGCCATTCTACTCTAGCCGAGGGCTCTCGCACAGGATTATTTTTTAGTCAGCTATGAATAGTTTGTTTTATATGCCTTCGCACCATAATGGTGATTGCACCAAGATCGAACTTTGCATGCACCAATGTAGTGCGAATACTCATAGCTGTGCGCTCTCCGCCTTTTTAGTTCCCTTTAAAATCATATCGTTACGTTTTTGGCATGAGTCTAGCTTATTGAAAGCAATAATCGTATAAAAGCGTTAATGAAGTTTAAAATAAATAAGGGTTAACCCTTTACCCTACTCGGAGACTTAGAATGTCAGCTGAATCAGTTTTACAACAACTCGAAGAATTAGAAGTTAAGTTTGTTGATCTACGCTTTACCGATACAATAGGTAAAGAGCAACACGTTTCAATTCCTTCTCATCAAGTCGATGCAGACTTTTTTGAAGACGGTAAGATGTTTGATGGCTCATCAATCTCAGGTTGGAAGGGCATTAACGAATCAGACATGGTTTTGATGCCAGATGCTGCCAGCTTTGTACTTGACCCTTTTACAGCAGAAACCACAGCTAACATTCGTTGTGACATTTTAAATCCAGGTACTATGACGGGTTACAATCGTGACCCTCGCTCAATCGCTAAGAAAGCAGAAGAGTATTTACGCTCTACAGGTATCGCTGACACTGTATTGATTGGCCCAGAGCCAGAGTTCTTCCTTTTTGATGATGTTAAGTACGGCGCTGACATGTCTGGTTGTTTCTACAAGGTTGATGCCGAAGAAGCTTCTTGGAACTCAGGTACTAGCTATGAAGGTGGCAACACGGGTCACCGTCCAGGTGTTAAAGGCGGTTACTTTCCTGTAGCTCCTGTTGATTCTTCACAAGATCTACGTAGCGCTATGTGCCTTGTACTTGAAGAGATGGGCCAAGTGGTTGAAGCTCATCACCATGAAGTAGCAACAGCTGGTCAAAACGAAATTGCGACTCGCTTTAATACGCTAACGCTGAAGGCCGATGAAGTTCAGGTACTTAAGTATGTTATTCATAACGTCGCACACGCTTATGGTAAGACAGCGACCTTTATGCCTAAGCCAATTGTTGGTGACAACGGTAGCGGTATGCACGTTCACCAGTCGCTTGCTAAAGACGGTGTTAACCTTTTCGCCGGTGACAAGTACGGTGGATTAAGTGAAATGGCTCTGTTCTATATTGGCGGAATTATCAAGCATGCGCGTGCAATCAACGCTTTTTCTAACCCATCGACTAACTCTTATAAGCGCCTAATTCCACACTTTGAAGCGCCTGTAATGCTTGCTTACTCAGCGGCTAACCGCAGCGCTTCTATCCGTATTCCAATGGTACCAAGTGCTAAAGGACGTCGTATCGAGTTAAGATTTGGTGATCCGATGGCTAACCCATACTTAGCCTTCTCTGCAATGCTAATGGCTGGCCTTGACGGTATTCAAAACAAGATCCACCCAGGTGAAGCGATGGATAAAGATCTATACGATCTTCCACCAGAAGAAGCGGCTGAGATCCCAACAGTGGCAACTTCACTTGAAAATGCACTCGAGTGTCTTGATGCTGACCGTGAATTCCTGACTCGTGGCGAAGTATTCAGCAACGATTTCATCGATTCATATATCAAGCTTAAGACTGCTGATGTTGAGCGTGTTAACCAAACCACTCACCCAGTTGAATTCGAGCTTTACTACAGCTTGTAAGCTCGCAAATTCATAGAGCAGTATTACCGCTGACTCGATTGAATAATCTGAAACCCTAGCCAAGTGCTAGGGTTTTTTATTTCTCTAAGAGTCAAATTTGACTCCACTTACAGCCTTGGTTACTTTTACAGCAGTCTTCTTGTTAATCATTCAACGATTAATACATATAAATGGATTCTTGCATGTGGAATATACTCCAGCCCTATCGTTCTTCAATCATCTTACTCGCCGCACTTTTTTTAGGTGGTTTACTGGGTATTTTACTTCCTGATATTGCACTGAAGCTTAAGCCTATTGGGCAAATTTTTCTCAACTTACTGTTTATGATCATCGTCCCCTTAGTCGCTATCAGTGTGACCTCTTCCATCGCCCGTATGACAGATTTAAAGAAGCTAGGCACCATACTTATCGCAGTTTTGTTGGTTTCAATTGTCATGGCAATTATCCCTGCTGCAGGGATAATCGCTTTGGCCTCTATATTCGATCCGGCTCAAGGGGTTGTGATCAACTTAGAGCAAGCAATAGAAACAGGCTCAGGTAAAATGGACTTTGTCAGCTTACTTACCACCAATGACTTTGTCGGCTTACTATCCAAATCTAACATTCTTGCCCTCATCATCATGTCGGTAATATCAGGTATCGCCATAGGTCAGTCGGGTAAAGATGGCGAAAAAATTTCGGCGATGCTGGATTGCCTGAACACCGTGGTATTGAAGATTGTATCGATTCTAATGCTTGTAGCCCCTGTTGGATTGGGGGCTTTTTTCGCATCGACTATGGCCAGCCAAGATACTCAACTGCTCACGACTTTTGCCCGTGCTATTGCGTTATTCTTCGCCGCAGCAGCCATCTATTTTACCTTAGGGAGTTGTTTCTACGCTTGGCTAGGTGGTGGAGTCAAAGGAATCAAAGTATTTTGGCTCTACGCTTTAGTCCCTTCTATTACAGCCTTAGGAACCAGTTCCTCTTTAGCGACACTGCCAGTCAACATTCGAGCGGCCAATAAAATGGGGATCAGAGAGGATATTGTTGATATATGTTTGCCCCTATTAGTAAACTTTAACAAGGGAGGTGCATCCATGACGACAGCGTTGAAAATTGTCTTTATATACTCTCTGTTAGGTTTAGAGTTCACCCCCGAGATATTGGCAGTTACCCTTCTTATCTCCGTATTATCGGCATTTATTATTGGCGGTGTGCCTGGAGGGGCATTTCTAGGGGAGATATTTATTGTCACAACTCTTGGATTACCCATAGAAGTGATCCCTATTTTAGTCATTATTGGCGCAATTACCGATGCTCCAGCCACGGTAATTAATGTAACCCATGACCTCAATGCGACTCAAATCATTGAACGATTGAGCGGTAAACGCCATCATGCTATCAGCGAAACAGGCGGCTAGATTCAGCTTACAGACCATATCCTAAACCTTTACAAAGTTTATTTAGCGATCACTGAATAAGCTTTATTTAAACAGAAGGTTATGAGCAGTAAATACTAGACAGTTCAAAAAATATACCTTAAGTTGCAATTGTGACACAGATCACATTTACGATGAAAAGGACTCTAGTATGAAAAAAATATCCTCTGCAGTACTGCTCAGTGCAGGCATTTTATTTTCAACAGCAAGCATCGCCAGCATGAATGGCATTGTTGAATGCAACGACTGCTCACAAACAAGATCACAACTGACGGCGAACGAGTTTAAAGGCGAAAACGTGTTTGTTGTAGACTTCGTTAATCGTACTGCACAAAAGTATATTGTTGAAGGTAAAGATACTGCACAGCTTACCAGCATGACTTTAGGCGAGCTTAACCGTATCAATCAGAAGTATGATTATCGAAAGGCACACTTAAGAGCCGTTAAACCTTAAAAGGTTATTATCAGTCAGGCCTTCAGATTTTCAGATTTTCAGATTTTCAGGCCTGAGTTTAAGCTGTCATCAACGACCGCTACTGTGAATATGACATTCGATTAGCTATAACAATAGAATAATAATCTAGAATTATTTACTTGTGATTTTTGATGAAAAAAAAGCTAACCTTGTAGGGCATACAAATATGTAACAAAGGAACTTTTATGCGTTGTGTTGTCATCATTTTTCTACTGTTTTTTACTGTGCTAGCTCATTCGGCCGTATACAAATGGGTCGATGAAGATGGCAAAGTTCATTATTCAGACAAGCCTGTAGAAAACTCTGAAGCTGTTGAATTTAAAAGTAATACTGAAAACAAAATTAAATTGCAGATCCCTGTAAGCATCGACTCTGGCACAGCGAAAGAAGATTCAACTCCGTCATATGAGTTAGTCATTACCTCTCCTACAGAAGAACAAACCATTAGAGATAATGAAGGAAATATCTCCATTATGGCGACGATATCGCCTGACTTAGCGGCTAAACATCGGTTAGTACTACTGATGGACGGTATCATAGTCGGTGATCCCCAAAATACACCGATATTCAAGCTTAGAAATATCGATAGAGGAGAGCATAGCTTCGAAATCAAAGCTATTGCACAAAACGGCAAACAACTTGCATCTACATCACTAAGAACAATATTCCTTCACAGATCAATTATTAGTCGCCAAGCAACACCAAGTCCTTTAAGTGGAAATTAATAGAAAGTAGATTTTTATTAGTTAGTTAGCTTAGATTAATATTAGCAGTTGAACTGAGAAGAGTATTGCACAGTGCACCAACTTGGTGCACCATGATGGTGCATCGAATTCGCTGGGAGTACTAATGGATCTTAAACACCTTTTCAATAACCTTGTTACTGCAGTCATGGTCATAGATGTCGACCTAAGGCTGTGTTACGCCAACTCGGCAGCAGAGCAGTTACTAGGTATAGGTAGCCATCGCTTAACAGAGCACTCTCTTGCTGATAACTTTCAAATTATTGGTATTAGCACTGAGTTACTCAGTAATGCTTTAAGAGACAATCAAGGGCTGACAGTCAATACAGCTCCCTTGGTAACACTAGATAATCAGCACCATACTGTTGATATTACTTTTACCCCGCTCGAACAAGAACAAGGTCTGGGCTTACTAGAGCTTAGACAAGTCGATCAGCAACGTCGCATCCATCAACAGCTAACATTAGATGCTCAACAGCAAGCAGCTCAATATTTAGTTCGCAATTTAGCTCACGAAATAAAGAACCCCTTAGGCGGGCTTAGGGGGGCTGCACAACTACTTTCCCGCGAATTACACGATCCTGAGTTGAATGAATTTACCGACATGATAATAGAGCAAGCAGATCGATTAAGAAACTTGGTTGATCGATTGCTGGGCCCACAACGACCTAGCCAACATTCATTACAAAATATTCATCAGGTCATTCAAAAAGTACTGAAGCTGGTCACTATGGCTTTACCAGATAATATCAAGTTAAAACAAGATTATGACCCATCCATACCTGATATAAATATGGACTCTGAGCAGTTACAGCAAGCAGTGTTAAACATTGTTCAAAATGCAATTCAAGCACTCGAATATGCTCATTTTGATACAGAAAAACAAATAACAATAAAAACCCGAACTCAGCACCAAGTCACCATAGGCACCAAGCGTCACAAAATAGTCATAGCTCTATCTATTATCGATAATGGGCCAGGCATCAAACCTGAACTCATGGATACCCTATTTTACCCAATGGTGACAGGTAGAGATCAAGGGTCTGGCTTGGGTTTATCGATCTCACATAACTTTGCTAGGCTGCATGGTGGAAGGATCGATTGTCAATCGAAGCCGGGGGAAACTGAGTTTACTATTTTACTGCCAATACAAAGCAAGTAATCGAACAAGAATAATTTAAGTTCATCAGGGGAAACAAGTATGACGGAGCAAGTGTGGGTACTCGATGACGATAGTTCGATCCGTTGGGTTGTTGAAAGAGCATTAAAAGGTGCCAAAATATCCTCAGCAAGTTTTGCCGCGGCAGAATCCTTGTGGCAGGCATTGGATCAGGCGCAGCCAAAAGTAATTATCTCTGACATACGCATGCCAGGCACTGATGGTTTAACCCTATTAGAGAGACTGCAGACACACTATCCGAATATACCAGTGATCATAATGACTGCACATTCTGACTTAGATAGCGCAGTCAGTGCTTATCAGGCTGGCGCATTTGAATACTTACCTAAGCCCTTCGATATAGATGAAGCTGTCGCCCTGGTTGAAAGAGCCCTGACTCACTCAAATGAGCAAACCATCGCACCAGTCGAAGATATACAAGTAAAGGCGCCAGAAATAATAGGTGAAGCCCCGGCGATGCAAGAGGTCTTCCGCGCAATAGGCCGCTTATCCCGTTCATCCATTAGCGTGCTTATTAATGGCCAATCAGGGACAGGTAAAGAATTAGTCGCTAGCGCACTACATAAGCATAGCCCACGAAAAGATAATTCTTTCATTGCCATTAATATGGCTGCAATACCTAAAGACTTGATTGAGTCTGAATTATTTGGACATGAGAAAGGGGCTTTTACCGGTGCAGCGGGAGTTAGGCAGGGGCGATTCGAACAGGCAAACGGTGGTACTCTGTTTCTCGATGAAATTGGCGATATGCCATTAGATGTACAGACCCGATTATTACGTGTGTTAGCAGATGGTCAATTTTATCGAGTCGGTGGCCACTCACCAGTACAAGTCGATGTTAGAATTATCGCAGCAACGCATCAAGATTTAGAGCAACTGGTTCAAAAAGGTGATTTTAGAGAAGATCTCTATCACAGGCTGAATGTGATACGGGTTCATTTGCCACCTTTATCCCAAAGGCGAGAAGACATACCTCAACTAGCTAGGCACTTTTTAAATTCTGCAGCCAAAGAGATCTCAGTAGAAGTCAAAATACTCACGCCAGAAACAATTGAAAAACTAACTCAGCTGCCTTGGCCAGGTAATGTACGTCAACTAGAAAATACCTGTCGCTGGTTAATGGTCATGGCATCCGGGCAAGAGATATTACCCCAAGATCTCCCGCCTGAACTTTTAAAAGAAC
Proteins encoded:
- a CDS encoding DUF4124 domain-containing protein, giving the protein MRCVVIIFLLFFTVLAHSAVYKWVDEDGKVHYSDKPVENSEAVEFKSNTENKIKLQIPVSIDSGTAKEDSTPSYELVITSPTEEQTIRDNEGNISIMATISPDLAAKHRLVLLMDGIIVGDPQNTPIFKLRNIDRGEHSFEIKAIAQNGKQLASTSLRTIFLHRSIISRQATPSPLSGN
- a CDS encoding dicarboxylate/amino acid:cation symporter translates to MWNILQPYRSSIILLAALFLGGLLGILLPDIALKLKPIGQIFLNLLFMIIVPLVAISVTSSIARMTDLKKLGTILIAVLLVSIVMAIIPAAGIIALASIFDPAQGVVINLEQAIETGSGKMDFVSLLTTNDFVGLLSKSNILALIIMSVISGIAIGQSGKDGEKISAMLDCLNTVVLKIVSILMLVAPVGLGAFFASTMASQDTQLLTTFARAIALFFAAAAIYFTLGSCFYAWLGGGVKGIKVFWLYALVPSITALGTSSSLATLPVNIRAANKMGIREDIVDICLPLLVNFNKGGASMTTALKIVFIYSLLGLEFTPEILAVTLLISVLSAFIIGGVPGGAFLGEIFIVTTLGLPIEVIPILVIIGAITDAPATVINVTHDLNATQIIERLSGKRHHAISETGG
- the glnA gene encoding glutamate--ammonia ligase gives rise to the protein MSAESVLQQLEELEVKFVDLRFTDTIGKEQHVSIPSHQVDADFFEDGKMFDGSSISGWKGINESDMVLMPDAASFVLDPFTAETTANIRCDILNPGTMTGYNRDPRSIAKKAEEYLRSTGIADTVLIGPEPEFFLFDDVKYGADMSGCFYKVDAEEASWNSGTSYEGGNTGHRPGVKGGYFPVAPVDSSQDLRSAMCLVLEEMGQVVEAHHHEVATAGQNEIATRFNTLTLKADEVQVLKYVIHNVAHAYGKTATFMPKPIVGDNGSGMHVHQSLAKDGVNLFAGDKYGGLSEMALFYIGGIIKHARAINAFSNPSTNSYKRLIPHFEAPVMLAYSAANRSASIRIPMVPSAKGRRIELRFGDPMANPYLAFSAMLMAGLDGIQNKIHPGEAMDKDLYDLPPEEAAEIPTVATSLENALECLDADREFLTRGEVFSNDFIDSYIKLKTADVERVNQTTHPVEFELYYSL
- the glnG gene encoding nitrogen regulation protein NR(I), with the translated sequence MTEQVWVLDDDSSIRWVVERALKGAKISSASFAAAESLWQALDQAQPKVIISDIRMPGTDGLTLLERLQTHYPNIPVIIMTAHSDLDSAVSAYQAGAFEYLPKPFDIDEAVALVERALTHSNEQTIAPVEDIQVKAPEIIGEAPAMQEVFRAIGRLSRSSISVLINGQSGTGKELVASALHKHSPRKDNSFIAINMAAIPKDLIESELFGHEKGAFTGAAGVRQGRFEQANGGTLFLDEIGDMPLDVQTRLLRVLADGQFYRVGGHSPVQVDVRIIAATHQDLEQLVQKGDFREDLYHRLNVIRVHLPPLSQRREDIPQLARHFLNSAAKEISVEVKILTPETIEKLTQLPWPGNVRQLENTCRWLMVMASGQEILPQDLPPELLKEHNQAKSQSSGEPSDWQGSLKLWIAERLSAGDNDLLTEVQPAFERILLETALAHTNGHKQEAAKRLGWGRNTLTRKLKELSMD
- the glnL gene encoding nitrogen regulation protein NR(II), with protein sequence MDLKHLFNNLVTAVMVIDVDLRLCYANSAAEQLLGIGSHRLTEHSLADNFQIIGISTELLSNALRDNQGLTVNTAPLVTLDNQHHTVDITFTPLEQEQGLGLLELRQVDQQRRIHQQLTLDAQQQAAQYLVRNLAHEIKNPLGGLRGAAQLLSRELHDPELNEFTDMIIEQADRLRNLVDRLLGPQRPSQHSLQNIHQVIQKVLKLVTMALPDNIKLKQDYDPSIPDINMDSEQLQQAVLNIVQNAIQALEYAHFDTEKQITIKTRTQHQVTIGTKRHKIVIALSIIDNGPGIKPELMDTLFYPMVTGRDQGSGLGLSISHNFARLHGGRIDCQSKPGETEFTILLPIQSK
- the typA gene encoding translational GTPase TypA; this encodes MLENLRNIAIIAHVDHGKTTLVDKMLAQSGTLETRGEATERVMDSNDLEKERGITILAKNTAIKWNDYRINIVDTPGHADFGGEVERVLSMVDSVLLLVDAVDGPMPQTRFVTKKAFALGLKPIVVINKIDRPGARPDWVIDQVFDLFDNLGATDEQLDFPIVYASALNGFAGLDPDISEGDMTPLFETIVEKVSSPDADAEGDLQMQISQIDYNSYVGVIGIGRIKRGSIKTNQQVTIISADGTKRNGKVGQVLGYMGLDRNEVEVGNAGDIVAITGLGQLLISDTVCATTNVEALPALSVDEPTLTMTFQVNTSPFAGKEGKYVTSRNILERLQQELVHNVALRVEETESPDRFRVSGRGELHLSILIENMRREGYELAVSRPEVIVKEIDGEMCEPFETLTVDVEEQHQGSVIEKLGIRKGDMKDMQLDGKGRVRIDFVIPSRGLIGFQTDFMTATSGSGLIYHSFDHYGPVKGGDIGQRARGVLISNATGKALTFALFNLQERGRLFIGHAAEVYEGQVVGLHARANDLTVNCLKGKQLTNMRASGTDEAQVLTTPITMTLEQALEFIDDDELVEVTPKNVRVRKRFLSENERKRHNRK